The Arachis ipaensis cultivar K30076 chromosome B05, Araip1.1, whole genome shotgun sequence nucleotide sequence ACAAATGTGTCCGTACAGTTAAGTGAACATGGGAGTTATATTACTTTTGGTAGTGCTTCAATCTATTGTTTCGACCCCCCACCAGGGGTGCAGTTTATTGGAATGGAGCTTGCCGTTGCAGCATACATTTTCTCGGCCATATTGCCAAAAAAGTTAGTCACACGACAACAAATATTTTCTTACACTACCTGGCTTCGGGTTTATCATTTGTCCTCGTGTTAGTGTTGCTAATTACTACAATATTAAATCGTGTAGAGAGATGCTAGTCCCGGACGACCATTGTAATAGAACAAGGGAGTCACTCCAAACACTGATTCCGGGAAGAATGGTTGTAGATGACGTaagttaatataaattttaatattattcaaaATGGCTCGTGTTGTGATGATGTGATgagtttttttttgtgttttgaaaTAAGTTAATAAATTAAGTAAACTATTTTTTTGAGTTGATTTCGTTAGGTCCTAAACTTGGTGGCATCCATGTGCACTAAAACTATGCTCGATGATTTGGATATGAAGTGGTGGTTGCCAACAACATTTGCCGTAAGTTACAAAACCATAGCACTGTCCCAATATAAAATTTCAAGTCCTTTAATTGACATAGTTCTTTATTGTGTATGGGTGGCTGTTAGCAAAGACTTCTTTTGGAACTGGGCTAGAAGCTCGTTATTCCGATAATCACGTACCATTAGCTTCAGGTTCTGCACAAGTTCAAGAATAGTACGCTTCAATTGAAGGAAATTCTTGACTACAGCGTTTATACCTTCGCATTGAGATGTGGTCCTAAACTCGGCGCAAAATTTATTCCTCAAATATGCATTCACCCACATTTCCTTCTTATCGAACACCTGCCTCGCCCATAGGCTATCTTGAAGTTTGAACTCTTCAATCGCTAGGTCCCACTCAGTCAGGAATTCACGAATGTCGATGTCCGCATATAACCATCGATTAAATCGTAATCGGAGTGACGGCTCCTTCACGTTGGCCATAATATTTTTCTGAAAATGCCATGCACATAGGCGGTAGGTTGCCTTCGGGAATACTAAAGTTATGGCTTTACGCATCGCCTCATGCCCATCTGTAACAACCACTGATGGCTCCTTCATGCACATCACCTCCATGTTCTGCAATATCCACTTATACGAATCAAATGTCTCATCCATTAGTAAACAAAAACCGAAAATGGTGGTCTGCTTGTGGTTGTTGGCCCCTGAGAAGATTACCAATGGCCGCCTATACTTGTTCTTCTTGTATGTCGCATCGAATGCAAGGACATCCCCGAAGTACTGGTAATCGACTCGGCTGCCCCCATCAGCTCAAAACATATTGCCAAGCATTCCATCATCGGTCAAACTGTACCGTGCCATGGCCATCGGATCCGATTCTGTCTTACCTTCTAAATATGCAAGCGCAGCGTCTGTATTGCCTTCCGCAATCGTTACATGACTTCTTTTATCAATGTGATTATAGGCATCCTTCTTTAAGAAGCCAACCAACAAGTATCTCCAGCCATCCCGGCCATATATCATACACTCTTCGCTGTCGAAATTTCATACTCGTTCAACCCATCTATCTGAGCTTTGGCGGCATCCGTGAGTGATCGGTACTTCGCAATCAAATGCACCATGCAACTAGGGGTCAAGTCATGATTGTGCTTGTTTTCAATCTTCCTTACTCGCCACAGAAAAGCACTCTTGTCAAGGTATATGGAGAACTTCGCCTCGCAATTAGTCCTCGTTTCTAGTTTATGAACCCTCATCCTATCTAACCGATTATAGTGCTTTGCATCTCTCAAACCTTGCCTGTTGCAGAAGAACCTCCGCCTTGTGACAATACCATCCTTATCCTTCCAGGAATCCCCCTTCCTAACTCCAAAGCCGTGATATTTTCCAAACTTCTTATAGAACTCATACGCGTCCTCATCACTCCTAAATACCTTCTTAATTATGTCTTCCACATCTATCCCTTCAACATCACCAAATTCTCCCATGTCTCGGTAGAAAAATTCACTCTCGGTAGTATTGTGAGTCGTATCCTCATCCACATTCTTTGATCCATTTCTAGTGTAGGCATTCTCTTGACAAGCATCATCGTTGTCACACATCTTGTTGGTGGTTCCCATCTACAGATTCCAAGACAGAACAAATCCACAAAAACACTATCAACCCATCTCACTTAAGTCATATTCCCATTAGACAATAAACGAAGCCACCGACAACCACCTAAATGCTATTTCCAAACAAACCTGTTCTAATGTCCATCATCCCTACTTAGGTAGCATGCTTAAACTTTTGTAATTAGAGTACACCGAAATGTCAGGAGAAGAACAAGTACTCTACTTTAAATTAGCCCTTTCTAAAATTTCTATCATCTTAGAACCTTCTCTAATAACATTTTACACCTAAACAGATTCAGACACAAACCTACTGCTATAGCAAACTTAAATACTCGCCAAATTAATGACACTAATCATTGCTAAGAATAAACTCCCATACTCCTCTGTACAGAcataacatactaaaataaaattagCCAACAAATTATTTGCCAAAAATATGCCAGCAATTCGGAATTATTACATCCTTAAATGACATAAAAATTTGCAGCAAAACCTACTTGTCATCACTTCAAATGTTCACATTCAAGGACCAAAAAAATTAAGTAATGCaaacaaaaatagaaacagaaccaaattaatgaaaataaagggTACATAATATTATCTCAATTAACTCTTAAAAAATCTTCTCTTTTCATTTTATTGACATTTAATAGCATTCATTTTTTATCATACATAAATGAAAAATTTTAGGCATAGGCCAAATAGAATGATATAATGGGATTATATACTTTTGGGTGTGTTTGGATTAAAATTTAGAAATGGGAGTTTCTGTAAAATTGGTTTTACAAAATTGATTTTCATCAAAAGTAAGTTGGTATTGACGTGGTTTTTGTTTGACAATTTTTATACTAAAATAGATTATAGTGAACTAAGTGTTGTTCGTATCATATTATTCAAATTAACATTTcgataaaatacattcaaaacgacataaatttaaataaattttctaTATTATTTTGTAATCTTATTTTAAGTATTTGAATAAATATTCATACTCTTTTTTCTTGTACTCTCAATACTATTTAGTACTCTTATAGAATTAATAGAATCATAATACAAGGAAAAAACATATTTCCATACAAAAATAAACAATAGGTCAAAATTTCATATAAACATGACAATTATAAGAATtctataaaaagaaataaatgataTTAGACTTTATTGGATGCTCCCAACACTAAGTCAAACGATCAGAAGCCCCCAAGATGTGCATCCAACCCTGACTTTTCTCCGAAAGATTAGATTTAGTAATTATTTTAGCTTAGTATTTATTTTAGCAATCAACAATGGATTCAATCTTC carries:
- the LOC107640225 gene encoding protein FAR1-RELATED SEQUENCE 5-like → MIYGRDGWRYLLVGFLKKDAYNHIDKRSHVTIAEGNTDAALAYLEGKTESDPMAMARRVDYQYFGDVLAFDATYKKNKYRRPLVIFSGANNHKQTTIFGFCLLMDETFDSYKWILQNMEVMCMKEPSVVVTDGHEAMRKAITLVFPKATYRLCAWHFQKNIMANVKEPSLRLRFNRWLYADIDIREFLTEWDLAIEEFKLQDSLWARQVFDKKEMWVNAYLRNKFCAEFRTTSQCEGINAVVKNFLQLKRTILELVQNLKLMVRDYRNNELLAQFQKKSLLTATHTQ